TAACCTTTGAAAACAACGGTTTAACCTACGAAAGACAATAAATAAAAAAAGCGAAGTTTTTAAACTTCACTTTTTTTATTATGTTTTAATACTACCCTTTTATTGATTGCTCAAAAGGAATACGGTTTACAATACTTCTACCTAATGTAACCTCATCAGCATATTCTAACTCATCACCAACAGAAATTCCACGAGCAATTGTAGATGTTGTTATATTACAGTTTTCAATTTGCTTATAAATATAAAAATTAGTGGTATCTCCTTCCATTGTTGAACTTAATGCAAAAATCAACTCTTTTATTTCACATTTTTTCACTTTAGTTACTAAAGATTCTATCTGTAAATTTTGAGGTCCAACACCTTCAATAGGTGAAATTTTACCTCCTAACACATGATAAACCCCTCTAAATTGTGCTGTATTTTCAATAGCCATAACATCACGAATAT
The Tenacibaculum pacificus DNA segment above includes these coding regions:
- the recR gene encoding recombination mediator RecR, which translates into the protein MDFSSKLLENAVNEVSRLPGIGKRTALRLVLHLLKQPIENTGYLTAALTGLRNDVKSCTKCHNISDTTLCEICNNPNRNSDIVCVVEDIRDVMAIENTAQFRGVYHVLGGKISPIEGVGPQNLQIESLVTKVKKCEIKELIFALSSTMEGDTTNFYIYKQIENCNITTSTIARGISVGDELEYADEVTLGRSIVNRIPFEQSIKG